The window TTTAGTGCCGGCTTTGGAAGGTTGGAAACCCAAGCAAATTAAAACACGAGTTTATGAATTATTGCATCTAGTTGGCTTAGCTCCAGAGGACTTTGTAAACCGATATCCCCATCAACTTTCTGGAGGACAACGTCAGCGGGTTGGTGTCGCTAGAGCACTCGCTGCCGATCCGCCGGTGATGTTGATGGATGAACCTTTTGGCGCACTCGATCCGATTACACGATTGGAAATTCAAAAAGAGTTTGGCCGGCTGCAAAAAGAATTAGGAAAGACGGTCATTTTTGTTACTCACGACATTCAAGAAGCATTCATTTTAGCCACGCGAATTGGTTTAATGGAGGAAGGTCGAATGGTGGTGTTAGGGACGTCGGCAGAATTTTTGCGATCGCAACACCCAGAAGCCTGCGCTTTTATGGCTTGTCTGAAATCGCTTGAACCAACGCAGGATGGGCAATGAATACTGATTTTTTTCTGTTTAAATACGCCACAGAAATTCTAACACGCACCGGCGAACACTTATTACTCGTGGGGATTTCCATTGCCATTGCTACTTTAGCCGGCATTCCTTTGGGAATTTTAATCACCCGCAAGCCAGGATTTATCAAGCCTATTTTGGGTTTTGCCAATGTTATGCAAACGGTTCCGAGTTTGGCACTTTTTGGCTTTTTGATTTCTGTGCCATTGCTGGGGGGAATTGGCAATAATCCGGCAATTGTCGCGCTTATATTGTACTCGCTGCTGCCGATTATCCGCAATACATATACCGGAATTATCGGGGTAGATCCAGCAGTTCGAGAAGCC of the Microcoleus sp. FACHB-68 genome contains:
- a CDS encoding ABC transporter permease — translated: MNTDFFLFKYATEILTRTGEHLLLVGISIAIATLAGIPLGILITRKPGFIKPILGFANVMQTVPSLALFGFLISVPLLGGIGNNPAIVALILYSLLPIIRNTYTGIIGVDPAVREAGRGMGMTDWQLLYQVEIPLALGVILAGVRVATVIAIGIATIAPAIGAGGLGVFIFRGISVVNNQLILAGAIPAAALALLVDFAIGWFEKQLMIEK
- a CDS encoding ATP-binding cassette domain-containing protein → MQKDNEIAVEFREVSYTVNHRKLVSDLNFTVRQGEALVLLGRSGSGKTTTMKLINHLLIPTSGEVLVQGKPTTEWNPIQLRRRIGYVIQEIGLFPHFTVEKNVGLVPALEGWKPKQIKTRVYELLHLVGLAPEDFVNRYPHQLSGGQRQRVGVARALAADPPVMLMDEPFGALDPITRLEIQKEFGRLQKELGKTVIFVTHDIQEAFILATRIGLMEEGRMVVLGTSAEFLRSQHPEACAFMACLKSLEPTQDGQ